CCTCATATCGGTTCGTGCGGACAGCCCGGGAAGCTGCGCCCGGACAGGGGAGGACGAAGGCTGCAATTACAATGATGCTGCTCTCGTGCGGGCCATTCAGTATGCTGTTGACCAGGGCGCCAGTGTTATCAACATGTCGCTGGGCGGCGAAATCGATGCCAATCCGGCATTGGAAAATGCTGTGCGCAGCGCTGCCTCGGCGGGCGTCCTCGTTGTCATCTCTGCCGGGAACGAAGCAGAGCCAGCCATCGATGACGGGATGGGAAATATCACCCCGGCGGTCGGCGGAACGCCGACGGAGCCAGCCTATATCGCCGGACAGGACCAATCATTTGGGCGGGTCGTGGCTGTCGGCTCAATCGACCTCAACCGCACCATTTCAGATTTCTCCAATCGCGCCGGCAATGACGCGAAGAGTTACTATATCCTGGCCCCGGGTGAAGGCGTCGCGACGACCGGTCTCGATGATGACGTTGTGCATCCGGAGTGGCCGGCATGTTCCGCCACAGTTACCGAGCAATGCCGGGATGCCGATGACACGCCGGATTACTGGTATGCCAGCGGCACGTCTTTCTCGGCCCCCTACATGGCAGGCGCGCTGGCGCTGATGCTGCAGACATTCCCGAACCTCAGGGACAAGCCCGAGGTTGCGCTGCAGATCCTTCTGGATACGGCGGATGACTATGTCGATCCGGATCTCGACCCGATCACCGGAACCGCGGCGGGCGAAGGGATCGATGAGGTGTCTGGCGTCGGCATCCTCAATCTCATCAAGGCCTTTGCGCCCCAGGGGCAGCAGACACTGGATTTCGGTACGGAGAAAGTCTCCATCGATGCGGCGCTGGCGCCAAGCGGCGGCGCGTTCGGAGATTGGGCGTCAAACTCGGGCGCGCTGAACGGACTGGTCTTTCAGGACGGGTACGAACGCGGCTTCGTTCTGGACGCCGACGCCGTTTCCTCTCAATTGCCAGCGGCCATGACCGGTAACCGGATGGTCGACTTCGGGACACGGGCCGATTGGGCCGCGGGTGAAACGCATGCTGTGCGCGCCGGCAATCTGTCCTTCAACTGGACGCAGGCACGTCTTTACGACGATCCGACGGCGCCCTACCAGGAAGACCCGGAATCGACGTTCCAGATGCGCTACAGTTTCGGCGCCAACGAGGTGGAAGTCGGCCGGGGCGGATCGCTCACCCGGCTGGCGCCGGATGTGTCGCTGCTGAACGAGCCGGGCGTCGGCAACGCGTTCTCCACAGGCGGGGCGTGGGCGAAGTTCAGCCACCATCTGAGGCAGGGCCTCGTGATGGACTTCTTCTCTGCCGAACAAAGTGGACGCAGCCAGTCCGGCTTCCGGTTCGGCCGGGACAAGCCGCGCTGGTCTTACCGGTTCGGGGCCACCTTTGTGGAAGATGCGAACACCGCCCTCGGTGGATCGGTACAGGAACGCTTCGGCGCCGAAGACCAGACACGGATGACGGCCTATGCGCTGGAAGGCGCCTGGCTGGCAGGGCGGCGCTGGACGCTGTCGTCCGGCATGGAGATGGCAAGCGTCGAGCTGCCGGGCGTGAATGTGAATGATGTCTGGACCAGCCGCTGGTCCCTTGGCGCGAGCCGTCCGGCCGGGCCGGGGCGTCTCAGCCTGATCGTTGCCCAGCCATGGCGGGCGGAAACGGGCTCGATCGCGCTCAACGCGCCGGTCGGCATCGACGTGTCCGGTGCGCTGATCCATCAAACCATCAATGCCAACCTGACACCCAGCGGGCGGCAGGTGGATTTTGAAACGCGCTACGGCTTCCAGCTGGTGGACGGCTGGACCGGCGAGACGGCGGCCGTGGTGTCGACATCGCCGAACCATATCGCGGGTGCTGAAGAGGAGAGCGCCCTGTGGTTCAGGCTATCGACAGACTGGTGAGGATGCGCGCAGCAGCGGCGCTGGCATCACTCGGGATGCTGGCCGGATGCCAGTGCCACTGGCCACATACTTCGGATGAGCAGATCGAGCCTGACCGGGTTGCCGATGCGGAGGCCGCACCGGCGTGCCCGGCCGTGACGAGCGCCAAGGCTTGGGTCAACCGGATGCCAACCATCGGCAGCGAGCCGACCAGAATGATCGTGATGCTGGACGTAGACAGCAAGGACAGCTGGTTCATGGCGCCGCTGGACATGCCGTCCGCAACCGGGCTCATCCTGGAGCTGAAGCCCGGCGGGGCGGCTGTGCCGGGCACGGTCGCCTACCGCCAGATGGCGCCTGCACCGCTGCCGGACGGCATACGGATCCTGTGCCGGGGCAGCGAAATTGCCACGGTCAGCGATGTGATGATCGTCCAGTAAACCTGCCTAGTTGGCGAGGCGTGCGAGCTCCGACGTCAGGTCCGTTTTTTCCCAGCTGAAGGCCCCATTGTCGCCCGGCTGGCGGCCGAAATGGCCATAGGCGGCGCTTGGGCCATAGATCGGACGGTTCAGCTGAAGGTGCGTGCGGATGCCTTTCGGGGAGAGATCGAACAGTTCCCGAATTGTCTTCGCGATGCGGACTTCATCCGCCTTGCCGGTGCCATGGGTGTCGACATAGATCGACAGGGGCTGCGACACGCCGATGGCGTAGCTGACCTGGATCGTGCAGCGCTCGGCAAGTCCGGCGGCCACGACATTCTTCGCGAGGTAGCGCGTCGCGTAAGCGGCAGAACGGTCCACCTTGGACGGGTCCTTGCCAGAGAATGCGCCGCCGCCATGCGGAGCGGCCCCGCCATAGGTGTCGACGATGATCTTCCGGCCTGTGAGGCCTGCGTCGCCATCCGGGCCGCCGATATAGAAGCTGCCTGTCGGGTTCACATAGAACTTGTCTTCCGGCGGGAACCAGCCTTCCGGCAGCACGTCCGCGACGACCGGGCGGATGATCTCGCGCAGTTCGTCCTGGCTGACATCCTTGCCGTGCTGGTGGGAGACGACGATCGCGTTCACGCCGACGGGCTTGGAGCCTTCATATTGCAGCGTGACCTGGCTCTTGGCGTCCGGCTCCAGCTGCGGGCGCTCACCGGAATGGCGCAGCGCGGCCAGTTTCTGGAGGATCTGGTGGGAATAGACCAGCGTCGCCGGCATCAGTTCCGGCGTCTCATTGGTGGCGTAACCGAACATGATGCCTTGGTCGCCCGCGCCTTCTTCCTTGAACAGGCCCTGGCCCGCTTCCACGCCCTGGGCGATTTCGGCGGACTGGCCGTGAACGAGATTGTCGATCGACAAATTCTTCCAGTGGAAGCCATCCTGTTCGTAGCCGATCCGCTTCACGACGGCCCGGGCGGCCTCGTTCATTTCCTCTTCGGTGACCACCGCGCCGTTATTCGTGCGCACTTCGCCAGCCAGCACGATCTTGTTGGTCGTGGTCAGTGTTTCCACGGCGACCTTGGCCGTCGGATCCTTTGCCAGGAACAGGTCAACAATCGCGTCCGAAACCTGGTCTGCGACCTTGTCCGGATGGCCTTCCGAAACACTTTCGGAGGTGAATTCGTGGGCGGAGAGTTTCATGGCAGTTTCCTCTGAGGGCTTATCTGGCGAAGACGATGGTCCGGCCTGCATGACTGAAAACGCGGTGCTCTGCGTGTGCCTTGACGGCGCGCAGAAGGGCCGTGCCTTCCAGGTGGCGGCCGGTCTCGATCATGTCGGCGGGGGTGTAGGTATGGTCGATGGATTCAGTAACCTGGGTGATGATCGGGCCTTCATCCAGGTTTGCGGTGACGTAATGGGCGGTGGCGCCGATGACCTTCACGCCGCGGGCGTGGGCCTGGTGATAGGGGCGGGCGCCCTTGAAGCTCGGCAGGAAGGAGTGGTGGATATTGATGCACCGTCCCTCCAGTTCCCGGCAGGCATCGTCGCTGAGCACCTGCATGTAACGGGCGAGGACGACCAGGTCCGCGCCGGTTTCCTCAATCACGTGGAAGAGCCGCGCTTCGGCCTCAGGCTTTGTCGATGCCGTCACCGGGATGTGGTACCAGGGCAGGCCGAAATGGGCGAACTGGTCTTTCAGCGTCTCATTGTTCGACACGATTCCGACCACGTCGATCGGCAGCTCCTTGCGGCGGGAGGCGTAGAGCAGCGTGTTGGCACAATGGTCTGACTTCGAGACCAGCAGCAGCGTCCGCATGCGCTGGCCGACCGGGGCGACGCTCCAGTCGGCTTCCAGCTCTTCGCCCGCTTCCTCGATGTCGCCCAGCAGGCTGAGCGGCACTTCTCCGCCTTCCGGCGCGCGGAACACGAGCCGGGCAAAGAATTGCCCGGACTCGGTGTCACCAAAGGTGCGGGAGGACGCAATGAAGCACTCATGCGCTTCCATGAGGTGCGCCAGCGTCGCGACAATCCCGACCCGGTCCGGGCAGGATAAAGTCAGGATGTGATCGCCGGTTGTCATGCTGCGTCCCGCCCTGGGGGCCTAGTACCGGTAGTGTTCCGGCTTGAACGGGCCGACCGTGTTCACACCGATATAATCGGCCTGTTCACGCGACAGTTCGGTCAGCTGAACCCCAAGCTTTTCAAGGTGCAGCATGGCGACCTTCTCATCGAGGTGCTTGGGCAGGGTGTAGACCTTGTTCTCGTATTCGTGCCCGCGCGTCCACAGTTCCATCTGCGCCAGAGTCTGGTTGGTGAACGAGGCGGACATCACGAAGGACGGGTGGCCCGTGGCATTGCCGAGGTTCACAAGGCGGCCTTCCGACAGGAGGATGATGCGCTTGCCATCCGGGAAGGTGATCATGTCCACCTGCGGCTTGATGTTCGTCCATTCGAAATTCTTAAGGCCTTCGACCTGAATCTCATTGTCGAAGTGGCCGATATTGCAGACGATCGCCATGTCTTTCATCGCCCGCATGTGGTCGACGGTGATGATGTCCTTGTTGCCTGTGGAGGTGACAAAGATGTCGAACAGCGGGGCAGCGTTTTCCATGGTGAGGACTTCATAGCCGTCCATCGCAGCCTGCAGGGCGCAGATCGGGTCGACCTCGGAAACGGCCACGCGGGCACCGGAGCCGGAGAGCGAAGCGGCCGAGCCTTTGCCGACATCGCCATAGCCGGCGACGAAAGCCTTCTTGCCGGCCATCATCACGTCGGTGCCGCGGCGGATCGCGTCGACCAGGCTCTCTTTACAGCCATACTTGTTGTCGAATTTCGACTTGGTCACGCTGTCATTGACGTTGATCGCCGGGAAGGGCAGTTCGCCGCGTTTTTCCATTTGATACAAGCGGTTAACGCCTGTGGTCGTCTCTTCGGAGACGCCCTTGATGCCTGCCTTGGTCTTTGCAAACCAGCCCGGGGAGGCTTCCATCCGCTTCTTGATCTGGGCGAACAGGGCGCGCTCCTCATCCGAGGACGGCTTGGAGATCACGGAGGCGTCCGCTTCGGCTTTCTCGCCGAGGACGAGGTAGAGCGTCGCGTCGCCGCCATCGTCGAGGATCAGGTTCGGGGCGGTGCCGTCATGCCAGTGGAACAGGCGGTCGGTGTAGTCCCAGTACTCTTCCAGCGTTTCGCCTTTATAGGCCCAGACCGGCGTGCCACTGGCGGCGATGGCCGCGGCAGCGTGATCCTGTGTGCTGTAGATATTGCAGGAGACCCACTGAACGTCGGCGCCCAGGGCTTCAAGCGTCTGGATCAGGACAGCCGTCTGGATGGTCATGTGCAGCGAGCCGGCAATCTTGGCGCCCTTCAGGGGCTGCTCAGCGCCGAACTCTTCGCGGGCTGACATCAGGCCCGGCATTTCTGTTTCGGCAATCGCGATTTCCTTGCGTCCGAAATCTGCGAGGGTGATGTCCGCGACGTGATACGTCTTCGCCATATCAATGTTCCTTTATACGTTTGTGCGCGGGTAGCATGGAGCCAAAAAAAAGGCAACGTGCCTTCCTGTGACGGAGGTGTAACCCGCCCCGGAACACCATCAGGAACACCATCAGGAACACACTCAATACACCCTCTATGGACCATCAACAGACGGCCCCGGCCCCCGGTCAGGCCGGGCCGTCAGGGGCGGTCTGCGCCAGTTCCAGTCGAGAGGGGGAGGGTCAGGCCGCCTTGCGGAAGACGAAGCGGGAATCCAGCAGGAATTTCAGGATGTAGCCGATAACGAGGCCGATGACGCCGCCGACATAACGCATCAGGTCGGACTCGAAGGCATAGTGGAAGAAGATCTCCGTGCCCCAGAAGACGATCGTCGTGAACACGCCGGTGAACGTGTAGAACGCGAATTGCGAAACCATGGCGCGGCCATGTTCCAGCTTCTCTTCAAAGACGAGGAACTTGTCCAAGAGGTATTTCGAGACGAGTCCGGCGCCGGTGCCGACAAAGATCGAGGCGTAGACCGCCAGCGTGCCGTCGCCGAACAGCTGGACGACGCCGTACTGCGACCCGATGTTCACGATGATCGAGAACACCGCCGCGGCCGCATAGATCGCAATCTTTTTCGACATGGGCATTCGCGGGGCGCCCTTACAGTTTCGTCTTGTGGAAGATGGGCATCGGCACAGCGCGGATGATCAGCAGGATCCAGCGCCAGAACCAGGGCGCATAGATGCGGGCGCGCTTCTTCACGACCGCCTTGCGGATGATTTGCGCCACCGCGTCGGCCGTCGCCCAGAGCGGGCCGCCCTTGGCAATATGATCCGTCATCGGCGTATCCATGAAGCCCGGCTTGACCAGCGTGACGGCAATGTCCTTGTTGGCGGCGAAGCGGTGGCTCATGCCTTCGGAGACGCGCTCCAGTCCGGCCTTCGTCGCGCCATAGAGGTAGTTCGACTGGCGGCCGCGGTCGCCTGCGACAGAGCCGATCACGACCAGCTGGCCGTGTCCCTGCGTTTCGAACACTTTGGCCAGTGTCTCCATCCAGAGCACGGCAGACACAAAGTTCGTGTCCAGCATATCTTTCAGATGGCTGGCATTGTCCTGGAAGTCTTTCTGGTCACCCAGTACGCCATAGGCGAGGAAGCCCTCATCAATATTGCCTGCATGCTGTTTCGCAACGTCTTCCATCACCGGCAGGATCTTGTCCGGGTCTGACAGGTCCGCCGTGATCGTGATCACTTTGGCGCCCGAGCGTGCGGCGATGTCGTCACGCACCGTCGACAGGGTCTCTCCATTCCGCGCGACCAGCACATAGGTGCCGAACGCGCCTTCCGCGCTGACCAGCCGCAGATAGGCCTGCGCGAGGCCGGAGGTCGCCCCCAGAACGAGAAGGGTCTTGTTGGAAGAGGTCATGCTCGCTTGTCCGTTCAATTTGTGACGCGCCGCCAGAATGACGAGCTGATCATGGGATCCCTGGCGTTTTCCAGGGCTTCCCAGTTTGGATAGGTCTTGCGGTAGGTTTCGCCTGTCATCAAGGCATCCTTGGCCGGATACATGCGCCCGCCATGGGCAAGGACGATGGCATCCAGCCGGTGCAGGAAGTCGACGGTTTTCCGGCCGCGATTGGCAAAATCGAGCGCTAGGCTGACCCCTTCATAGGGGAAGGTATTGCGGCCGGGCGAAAGCTCCTTGCCGTGAACTTTCAGCACAGCGAGGAACGAGCCCTGGCCTTCGCGGCGGATCGCTTCCAGCAATTCACGGACGCCGGCCTTGCCGTTTTCCATCGGGATGATGGACTGATGCTGGAAAAAGCCCTTGTGACCATACAGCTTGTTCCAGTCGAGAATGCCGTCGAGCGGGTAGAAGAACGGGTCATAGTCCTGCTGCCCCTTGAAGGTCGCGGCGGGCCGGTGGCGGTAGAGCCAGTTGAAGGCCGAGATCGACATCCGGTTCAACAGGAAGGACGGCATCTCAAGCGGCCATTTGATCGCCTTGTCCGCGGGCTTCACGTTCAGCGGGCCGTGTTCGACATAGCGGGCGCGGGAAAAGACGCCGCGGCCCAGTGCGGCTTCCGGACTGAAACAGTCGAGCCAGGCCACGGTGTAAGGCCAGTCGGCGCTTTCCTCGCTCAATGAGAAGAATTCGTCGAGGTCCGCATAGGGACGGTTTTCAACATGGAGGTTGCTGGACGTGATCCGCTTCAGCTGCAGTTCGACCCATTCGATATAGCCGGTCAGGCCAAGGCCGGAGATCGTCAGCGCGAACATGTCGGCATTTTCGGACGGGCTGCACAGGAGGCGCTCGCCGTTTGAGCGCACCAGCATCAGCGCGGTGACGTGGGCGCCGAAACTGCCCGCCGTGTGGTGGTTTTTCCCGTGCACGTCATTGGCGACGGCGCCGCCAAGAGTCACGAATTTCGTGCCCGGTGTCACCGCGACGATCCAGCCGGCCGGGATGGTGATGCGGTGCAGGTCGGCCAGCGTCAGGCCGGAGCGGGCGCGCAGGATGCCGGTCTCCCGGTCGAAGGCGATGACGCTGTCCGGGCCGGTGGCCTGCACCAGCGTGCCGTTCTCGTTGAGGGCGACATCGCCATAGGAGCGCCCCATGCCACGGAAGGTGACTGGGCCGTCCAGCGGACGGTTGCCGTCAAAGGCCGTTTCGAACCGGCCGAGGGAGACGACCGTCTGATCGTACCGCTGCGCGCGGCCCCAGCTTAGAACAGGCTTGACCATACCGGCCTCGTGATATCGAGCCCCATGATCAGGCCGATCAGGCCCAGCGACAGGAGGCTGACCTTGTCCTTGACGGCAAAGATCACCGGATCGTCATGCAGCTCACCGCGTCCGGCAATCATCCAGAAGCGCAGCACCCAGGCCGCGAGGATGGCGGAGCCGAGCAGGATCGTCGTTTCCGAATGGAAGATCTGCGACTGCGACAGCAGGCCATAGATCAGCAGGGAGATGACGGAGGAGAACCCGGCCGCCGTGCCCATGGCGAGCAGGGGGATCTCGTCGCTGGCCACATAGCCACGGCCGGTGACGCTGCCCTTGTCGCGTGTACGGACCACTTCGACATAGCGTTTCCCGATGGCCAGTGACAGGAAGAAAGTGCCGATGAAGGTGAGCAGCCAGCCCGTGGGCGGCGCGCCGACGACATTGGCGCCCGCGATGACGCGGATCATGAACAGGCCCGCCAGGATGAACACGTCCAGCACCGGCAGGCGTTTCAGGCGGAAGGAATAGGCGCAGGTCATGATGCCATAGACCAGCGTGGTGATCCCGAATGCGGTCGAGATCAGGAAGGAGAGGGCAATCGTCGAAGGGATGACGACCGCCATGAACAGGCCCGCAAGCGGGACGCTGAGGGCGCCGCTGGCAAGCGGACGGGCGTGCTTGGAATGATGCGCGCGGTCGTCCGGCATGTCGAACAGGTCGTTCAGCATGTAGGTCGCGCTGGCGAGCAGCGAGAAGCAGAAGAAAGCGAGCACAAGCTTGATGAAATCGGTCGTGTCCAGCGTCGGCAGGACGAGGCCCGGCACGATGAAGATCAACACGTTCTTCGCCCACTGGTGCAGGCGCATGGCCTTCAGCAGCGGCTTCAGCCGGCCGCGCCGGTCGACGAGGCGTTCCACCTCGACATCCCGGCCGTCATCCTGCTTCAGCTTGTAGGAGCGGGACGGGGCATTGACGCCATAGCCCTTACGCGCCGCGCGCCAGACGGCATAATCGGCGCTCGAATTGCCGACATAGACGAAGCTGTCGCCGTGGCGCTCGCGCAGGAAAGCCGCCTTGCGCGTGGAGGTGAGATTGTTGCCGGGTTCAGAGCCCTTGAAGAAATCCACTTCCAGATGGTCGGCCACCTTCTGGACGAGAATGTGGTCTGACCCCGATACGATCTCGACCGGCACGCCCTTCGCCTTGTGGGCCTCCATCAGGGCGATCACATCCGGATCGTAGGGCAGGCTGGCGGCGTCGTAATGGAGATGCAGCTTCTCGGCGAGGTAGCGCTTGGCTTCGGGCTTGCTGATCAGGAATTTGAAGAGGGCGATCGGCAGCAGGTGCGGCTTCCACCGCGCGCACAGGACCAGCAGCTCATGCGTCAGGTCGTTGCGGATCAGCGTGCCGTCCAGATCAAAGACAAGAACGTCTTCCTTTTGAGCCATGTCCCTGAAACCCTTTGTTTCCGCGCAACTTTAAAGGAAAATGGCGCGGCATGCGCCCCGTTTGGTAAATGCGGATTCCCAACAGCCCGTTTTACAGCAAGGCATGTGCCATTTCTGGCCCATGCCTGACCACCAGCGCCGGATTTATAACCGCAACACCTGAGGATTCCGTAAAGCGCCGGCGGCCCCGCCATTGCGGCCGCTCACCGGACGTGCGGCGTCCTGATCCCGGCCACCAGCAGCCAGAGAAGGAACCCGATTTCGCCAGCCGTGGCGAGGATCGTGACCGCATGGTCGATGTAACCGGAGGCAGCAGAGGCGGTTGGCAACAAGGCCAGGGCAAACGTGTCTGCCGCATAAGCGCCCCCGGCGAGCATCAGCAGGACCGCGAACAGTCTCGGCACGGCGCCGGTCCGGTAGATCATCACCGCCAGAAGCATCAGATGGACCCCGAAAATCAGGAGCGACACCATGAACCCGTTCAAATGCGCTTCGGCCAGACGGAGCACCGTATCGGGCATGCCGGCAGCGGCCCCCTGATCGATGAGCGAAATGATCCCGAACAGGCTGGTCAAGGCTGCGGCGTGGACCGAGACGTAAATGAGCCGGAACACCATCGACATCAGCGCCAGCCGTGGGGAGGCCGGCGCGAAGATCCAGTAGAAGAGATAGGCGATGACGATGTCGATCAGGGCCGTCACCAGCCATGCGGCGACCCCCGCCCGGAACAGGCCTTCGTTCGAGAGGATGTTCTGCGTGGTCGCGGCGTCGTCGCCATGGATGATCAGGGTTTCCGACACGAGGAAATAGGAGGACCCGCCGATGATGGCGAGCAGCAGGTAAAGCGCGCCCGTCAATCGTCCGATCGACTTCATCCGCTCAGGCGACCGGGAACCGGAATTTTCCCGGTGGCGGGACGGCGTTGGAAGACTTGCTGCTAGTGTCATGGCGGCCTCGGCATGTTTTCCGGCAGGGGCCGGTTTCGTGTCAGGGCATCTGTAGCCGGGGATAACCCATACATAAATTGCGCAAATTTCTTGATCTGGTATACGCAGATCAATGAACTGGGATACGGCGGACTTCGACTGGAATCAGGCGCGCGCCTTCCTCGCGACGGCGGAGGAGGGGTCGCTGTCGGCTGCCGCGCGCGCCCTTGGCGTGACCCAGCCGACGCTGAGCCGCCAGGTCAGTGCACTGGAAGAGAAACTGGGGATCACCCTGTTCGAACGCGGCCCGCGCATGACCAGCCTCACCTCGGCCGGGCTGGAGGTTCTGGACCATGTCCGTGCCATGCACGAGGCGGCGGCGAAATTGTCCCTGTCGGCTTCCGGCCAGTCACAAGCGGTTGCCGGCCTTGTCCGCATCGCAACGACAGACACGCTGGCCTGCTATCATTTACCGGACATGCTGCTCCGCCTGCGGAAGATCGCGCCGGACATCGAAGTGGAGATCCGCACGTCCAACAAATTGCGGGACCTCCTCCAGCGCGAGGCGGATATCGCCATCCGCCACGCAAGACCCAGCGAGCCGGAGCTGATCGCGAAAAAGGTGCGCACCACATCGGCCACATTGTATGCGTCGAAAGACTATCTGGACCGGGCCGGGCGGCCGCGCGACGCCGGGGATCTCCAGAAACTGAAATATATCGGGGTCGACACGCGCGACACGCTGATCCAGCCCCTGAAGCAGAAAGGGCTCGCGCTGACCACGTCGAATTTCACTGCGTCAGCCGATAGCGGCCTTGCGGCCATTGAGCTGGCAAGGAAAGGCCTGGGCGTCGGCTTGTTCATCGCGGATGAAGTGGACCAGTTCCCGGACCTGGAAATCGTCTGGCCCGACTTCAAACCGTTCGACGTGCCGATCTGGCTGGTGACCCATCGCGAACTGCACACCAGCAAGCGCATCCGGCTGATGTTTGATCTGATCTCAGACTATTACAGCCTGAAATAGGCCTCAGCCGTTAAACGCGCGGATGGCGTCGATGATGCGGTCCTGATCTTCTTCCGAGAGATAAGGGTGCATGGGCAGGGCAATGACGTAGCGGCTGGCTTCTTCCGTCACCGGCATCGACCCGGCGGGCGGGGCCCAGTCTGCGGCGAAGTCCTGCATGTGGATCGGCACCGGATAATAGACCGCTGTCGGAATGCCCTGTGTGCCGAGATGGGCCTGCAGACCGTCGCGGTTTTCGTGCTCGATGACATATTGCGCCCACACGCTCTTGCCGCCCTCGATGACGGTTGGCACGCGGCGGACATGGCCGTTCAGGCCTTCATTGTAGCGCGCGGCCACTTTCTGGCGCTGCTCGATCTCGTCGGCGAAGATTTTCAGCTTCTCCAGCAGGACGGCCGCCTGGATCGTGTCGAGGCGGGAGTTCATGCCGACGCGCAGCGACAGGTATTTCGGGTCGTGATGGAAGTTGCGCTCGGCCGCATCGGTCGGCGTGACCTTGCCGTAGACGCGCAGCGCCTCGACCAGTTCTGCGAGGCGGTCGTCATTGGTCACCACTGCGCCGCCGTCGCCATAACAGCCAAGCGGCTTGGCCGGGAAGAAACTGGTGGTCGCGATGTCGGCCCAGTCGGTCGTCGCCTTGCCGTTCAGCGTGCAGCCAAAGCCCTGCGCATTGTCGGAGATCAGCTTCATGCCTTCGCGGTCGCAGATCGCCTTGATGGCCGGATAGTCCGCGGGCTGGCCGAACAGGTCGACCGCGATGACAACCTTCGGCGTCAGCTTGCCTTCGGCCTTCACGCGGGCGATGGCGGCCTCAAGGCTGGCCGGGTCCATGTTGTAGGTGTCGGGCAGGATATCGACGAAGACCGGCGAGGCGCCCGTCCACGGCACGACCTGCGCCGTCGCAACGAAGGTGAAGGACGGGCAGAAGACCGCATCGCCGGGGCCCACTTCCCACGCCATCAGCGGCAGGGCGATGGCATCCGTGCCATTGGCGCAGCTGACCGAGTGTTTCGCGCCGCACCAGGCCGCGAGCTGCTTTTCCAGTTCCGTCACTTCCGGGCCGAGCACATAGCGCCCGCTCTCCACGACGGAGAGGATGGCGGCGTTGACTTCGCTTTCGATCCGTTTGCGCTGGGCCTGAAGGTCGATGAAGGGGAGGGACATGGGCTTCTCTTGAGGTCAGTCTATGAGGGATTTGAGGCGGTGTTAGTCGGCGTGCTGCCGGGCCGCCAATCACCTTTGGTTTCAACTTGTTTTGCCCGAAGTGTCACGGATCCGGACGGACATGGGGCAGGCGGCGGCTCATCCGGAAGGGGTTCCACGCCATGGCGCGGGCAAGGCGCCAGCTGGACGCGCGCTTGCCGGTCCAGCGCCATTGATTCGAGGCGCGCAGACGCAAGGCGCCCGCAAAACCGTCCCGCATACCGCGCCAGATCGGCCCGCCGGTGCCGGTCATCGCCGCCCGCATCAGCAGATAGGCCGAGAGCACCAGATGGCCGGGAAGGGTGAGGACCAGCAGTCCGGCCGGCATGTTCTTGAAATAGGTCCACACCCGGTTGCGCGTGCCATGATAGAGCGTGCGCTCCGATGTGCGGCCTGAAATGCCGGAGGCCGCGTGCTGCACACTGGCCTGCGGCACGAACCGGCAGGTTTCGCCGGCCAGCCGCAGACGGAAGCCGAAATCGACATCCTCGCAATACATGAAGAAGCGCTCGTCGAAGCCGCCATG
This is a stretch of genomic DNA from Hyphomonas adhaerens MHS-3. It encodes these proteins:
- a CDS encoding SDR family NAD(P)-dependent oxidoreductase, giving the protein MTSSNKTLLVLGATSGLAQAYLRLVSAEGAFGTYVLVARNGETLSTVRDDIAARSGAKVITITADLSDPDKILPVMEDVAKQHAGNIDEGFLAYGVLGDQKDFQDNASHLKDMLDTNFVSAVLWMETLAKVFETQGHGQLVVIGSVAGDRGRQSNYLYGATKAGLERVSEGMSHRFAANKDIAVTLVKPGFMDTPMTDHIAKGGPLWATADAVAQIIRKAVVKKRARIYAPWFWRWILLIIRAVPMPIFHKTKL
- a CDS encoding FAD-binding oxidoreductase, with translation MVKPVLSWGRAQRYDQTVVSLGRFETAFDGNRPLDGPVTFRGMGRSYGDVALNENGTLVQATGPDSVIAFDRETGILRARSGLTLADLHRITIPAGWIVAVTPGTKFVTLGGAVANDVHGKNHHTAGSFGAHVTALMLVRSNGERLLCSPSENADMFALTISGLGLTGYIEWVELQLKRITSSNLHVENRPYADLDEFFSLSEESADWPYTVAWLDCFSPEAALGRGVFSRARYVEHGPLNVKPADKAIKWPLEMPSFLLNRMSISAFNWLYRHRPAATFKGQQDYDPFFYPLDGILDWNKLYGHKGFFQHQSIIPMENGKAGVRELLEAIRREGQGSFLAVLKVHGKELSPGRNTFPYEGVSLALDFANRGRKTVDFLHRLDAIVLAHGGRMYPAKDALMTGETYRKTYPNWEALENARDPMISSSFWRRVTN
- a CDS encoding UbiA family prenyltransferase, whose protein sequence is MAQKEDVLVFDLDGTLIRNDLTHELLVLCARWKPHLLPIALFKFLISKPEAKRYLAEKLHLHYDAASLPYDPDVIALMEAHKAKGVPVEIVSGSDHILVQKVADHLEVDFFKGSEPGNNLTSTRKAAFLRERHGDSFVYVGNSSADYAVWRAARKGYGVNAPSRSYKLKQDDGRDVEVERLVDRRGRLKPLLKAMRLHQWAKNVLIFIVPGLVLPTLDTTDFIKLVLAFFCFSLLASATYMLNDLFDMPDDRAHHSKHARPLASGALSVPLAGLFMAVVIPSTIALSFLISTAFGITTLVYGIMTCAYSFRLKRLPVLDVFILAGLFMIRVIAGANVVGAPPTGWLLTFIGTFFLSLAIGKRYVEVVRTRDKGSVTGRGYVASDEIPLLAMGTAAGFSSVISLLIYGLLSQSQIFHSETTILLGSAILAAWVLRFWMIAGRGELHDDPVIFAVKDKVSLLSLGLIGLIMGLDITRPVWSSLF
- a CDS encoding DUF4386 domain-containing protein yields the protein MTLAASLPTPSRHRENSGSRSPERMKSIGRLTGALYLLLAIIGGSSYFLVSETLIIHGDDAATTQNILSNEGLFRAGVAAWLVTALIDIVIAYLFYWIFAPASPRLALMSMVFRLIYVSVHAAALTSLFGIISLIDQGAAAGMPDTVLRLAEAHLNGFMVSLLIFGVHLMLLAVMIYRTGAVPRLFAVLLMLAGGAYAADTFALALLPTASAASGYIDHAVTILATAGEIGFLLWLLVAGIRTPHVR
- a CDS encoding LysR family transcriptional regulator, with the translated sequence MNWDTADFDWNQARAFLATAEEGSLSAAARALGVTQPTLSRQVSALEEKLGITLFERGPRMTSLTSAGLEVLDHVRAMHEAAAKLSLSASGQSQAVAGLVRIATTDTLACYHLPDMLLRLRKIAPDIEVEIRTSNKLRDLLQREADIAIRHARPSEPELIAKKVRTTSATLYASKDYLDRAGRPRDAGDLQKLKYIGVDTRDTLIQPLKQKGLALTTSNFTASADSGLAAIELARKGLGVGLFIADEVDQFPDLEIVWPDFKPFDVPIWLVTHRELHTSKRIRLMFDLISDYYSLK
- a CDS encoding DegT/DnrJ/EryC1/StrS family aminotransferase, with translation MSLPFIDLQAQRKRIESEVNAAILSVVESGRYVLGPEVTELEKQLAAWCGAKHSVSCANGTDAIALPLMAWEVGPGDAVFCPSFTFVATAQVVPWTGASPVFVDILPDTYNMDPASLEAAIARVKAEGKLTPKVVIAVDLFGQPADYPAIKAICDREGMKLISDNAQGFGCTLNGKATTDWADIATTSFFPAKPLGCYGDGGAVVTNDDRLAELVEALRVYGKVTPTDAAERNFHHDPKYLSLRVGMNSRLDTIQAAVLLEKLKIFADEIEQRQKVAARYNEGLNGHVRRVPTVIEGGKSVWAQYVIEHENRDGLQAHLGTQGIPTAVYYPVPIHMQDFAADWAPPAGSMPVTEEASRYVIALPMHPYLSEEDQDRIIDAIRAFNG